A genome region from Platichthys flesus chromosome 12, fPlaFle2.1, whole genome shotgun sequence includes the following:
- the cxcl12a gene encoding chemokine (C-X-C motif) ligand 12a (stromal cell-derived factor 1), with the protein MDIKVLALVAALTVVTYAPLAQAKPISLVERCYCRSTVNNLPRGYIRELRFINTPNCPFQVIAKLKSNKEVCVNPEVRWLKQYMRNAINKMRKNKQAN; encoded by the exons ATGGATATCAAAGTGTTGGCACTCGTGGCTGCGCTCACTGTGGTGACATATGCGCCTCTAGCTCAAG cAAAGCCCATCAGCCTGGTGGAGAGATGCTATTGCCGCTCGACAGTTAACAACCTTCCACGGGGCTACATCCGAGAGCTCAGGTTCATCAACACGCCCAACTGCCCCTTCCAAGTCAT TGCCAAGCTGAAGTCAAAcaaagaggtgtgtgtgaacCCAGAGGTCCGGTGGCTGAAGCAGTACATGAGGAACGCTATCAACAA gatgaggaaaaacaagcaggccaactga